In Streptomyces seoulensis, the following are encoded in one genomic region:
- a CDS encoding MarR family winged helix-turn-helix transcriptional regulator, whose amino-acid sequence MAGNDSARPRLLAELDAVSRRYIASYALFTQAVADRIGLHPTDLQCLNLLTLEPEPVTTGHVAALTGLTTGSATRLVDRLERAGYVVRRRDAGDRRRVLVVPVPERIAEFRHAWEELSGDWSRIFGELDDTELAVIIGHMQRTVEFTGERIARLRESRHTEDEV is encoded by the coding sequence ATGGCCGGGAACGACAGCGCGCGGCCCCGGCTGCTCGCCGAGCTGGACGCGGTGTCCCGCCGCTACATCGCCTCGTACGCCCTGTTCACCCAGGCCGTCGCCGACCGCATCGGACTGCATCCCACCGACCTCCAGTGCCTGAACCTGCTCACCCTGGAGCCCGAGCCGGTCACCACCGGCCACGTCGCCGCGCTGACCGGCCTCACCACCGGCTCCGCGACCCGCCTGGTGGACCGGCTGGAGCGCGCCGGGTACGTCGTACGGCGCCGGGACGCGGGTGACCGGCGCCGGGTGCTGGTCGTCCCTGTACCGGAGCGGATCGCGGAGTTCCGGCACGCGTGGGAGGAGCTGTCCGGGGACTGGTCGCGCATCTTCGGGGAGCTGGACGACACCGAACTGGCCGTGATCATCGGGCACATGCAGCGCACGGTGGAGTTCACCGGGGAG
- a CDS encoding YnfA family protein → MLIVRSAALFVVAALFEIGGAWLVWQGVREHRGWLWMTGGVLALGAYGFVATFQPDAHFGRILAAYGGIFVAGSILWGVVADGYRPDRFDLSGALICLVGMAVIMWAPRNGG, encoded by the coding sequence ATGCTGATCGTGCGCTCCGCCGCCCTGTTCGTCGTCGCCGCCCTCTTCGAGATCGGCGGCGCCTGGCTGGTCTGGCAGGGCGTACGCGAGCACCGGGGCTGGCTGTGGATGACGGGAGGGGTGCTGGCGCTGGGCGCGTACGGGTTCGTCGCCACCTTCCAGCCGGACGCCCACTTCGGCCGCATCCTCGCGGCGTACGGCGGCATCTTCGTCGCCGGGTCGATCCTGTGGGGCGTGGTCGCCGACGGCTACCGCCCCGACCGCTTCGACCTCTCCGGCGCGCTGATCTGCCTGGTGGGCATGGCCGTGATCATGTGGGCCCCGAGGAACGGCGGCTGA
- a CDS encoding SDR family NAD(P)-dependent oxidoreductase, translated as MASAPSAASRIAVVTGASSGIGAATARRLAEAGYRVVLTARRADRIEALAKELTEAGHSATAYPLDVTDRAAVDEFAGAFRTIGVLVNNAGGALGADPVASADPEHWRTMYETNVLGTLNLTQALLPKLEASGDGTVVVVSSTAGLSTYEGGAGYVAAKHAEHVLAETLRLEIVGKPVRVLEIAPGMVKTDEFALTRFAGDSEKAAKVYEGVAAPLTADDVADSITWAVTRPSHVNIDLMVLRPRAQASNTKVHREL; from the coding sequence ATGGCCAGCGCCCCCTCCGCCGCGTCCCGTATCGCCGTCGTCACGGGCGCGAGCAGCGGTATCGGCGCGGCCACCGCGCGGCGGCTCGCCGAGGCCGGGTACCGGGTGGTGCTGACCGCGCGGCGGGCGGACCGGATCGAGGCGCTGGCGAAGGAGCTGACCGAGGCGGGCCACTCGGCCACCGCCTACCCGCTGGACGTGACGGACCGGGCGGCGGTGGACGAGTTCGCCGGGGCCTTCCGCACCATCGGCGTCCTGGTCAACAACGCGGGCGGCGCGCTCGGCGCGGACCCGGTGGCCAGCGCCGACCCGGAGCACTGGCGCACGATGTACGAGACGAACGTGCTCGGCACCCTCAACCTCACCCAGGCCCTGCTGCCCAAGCTGGAGGCGAGCGGCGACGGCACGGTGGTCGTCGTCTCCTCCACCGCCGGCCTCTCCACCTACGAGGGCGGCGCGGGCTATGTCGCCGCCAAGCACGCCGAGCACGTCCTCGCCGAGACCCTCCGCCTGGAGATCGTCGGCAAGCCGGTCCGCGTCCTGGAGATCGCCCCCGGCATGGTCAAGACCGACGAGTTCGCCCTCACCCGCTTCGCCGGCGACTCGGAGAAGGCCGCCAAGGTCTACGAGGGCGTCGCGGCCCCCCTCACCGCCGACGACGTCGCCGACTCCATCACCTGGGCCGTCACCCGCCCCAGCCACGTCAACATCGACCTCATGGTCCTCCGCCCCCGAGCCCAGGCCAGCAACACGAAGGTCCACCGGGAACTGTGA